The following coding sequences lie in one Methylotenera versatilis 301 genomic window:
- the dacB gene encoding D-alanyl-D-alanine carboxypeptidase/D-alanyl-D-alanine endopeptidase, producing the protein MFVVMSLLKNLCRSVLLLLSFSVHAELPTTVESALKAAGIPAKNVAVYVQPVESNNATLSHNADKSMNPASVMKLVTTNAALDLLTPAYRWKTEVFRDGDVVNGVLKGNLIIKGYGDPSFKAQDFWRMLMSLQQAGIKEIKGDLIIDKSYFAKDVANKKTFDDETWRAYNAEPSAFLVNGRNTSFKFIATDSSVSVNQEFELNEIQIVNNMKLVQGACGDWRGRFSYVIKPNATGTTVTFNGTFSPDCGERYLELSVFDDEKYAFHTFKKLWRELGGSFTGQLKVQEVPSSAVKVLEQFSDPLAYVVRDINKWSNNLMARQLLLTLAAEKLGTPATELKGSAALKTWLADRGLKFDELVIENGSGLSRIERISAEHLGKMLVSTYNSPVMPELMASLPILALDGTVKKRLNDSASNGRAHLKTGSLDGVSSIAGYVLDANNHRHVLVMLVNHPKAAASKNAQDALIEWVYQQP; encoded by the coding sequence ATGTTCGTTGTAATGAGCTTGTTAAAGAATTTATGTAGGTCGGTATTACTATTACTTAGTTTTTCAGTGCATGCCGAACTCCCTACCACCGTTGAAAGTGCACTTAAAGCTGCAGGGATACCCGCAAAAAATGTAGCAGTTTATGTGCAGCCTGTCGAAAGTAATAACGCAACGCTTAGCCATAATGCCGATAAAAGTATGAACCCAGCATCTGTGATGAAGTTGGTCACCACTAATGCAGCACTTGATTTGCTCACTCCCGCGTACCGTTGGAAAACTGAAGTTTTTCGCGATGGTGATGTGGTGAATGGCGTGCTTAAGGGCAACTTAATCATTAAAGGTTATGGCGACCCTAGTTTTAAAGCGCAAGACTTTTGGCGCATGTTGATGAGTTTACAGCAGGCTGGCATCAAAGAAATCAAAGGCGATTTAATCATTGATAAAAGCTATTTTGCTAAAGATGTGGCTAATAAGAAAACATTCGATGACGAAACATGGCGCGCCTATAACGCTGAACCCAGCGCATTTTTAGTGAATGGGCGTAACACCAGCTTTAAGTTTATCGCGACTGACTCCAGCGTAAGCGTTAACCAAGAGTTTGAATTAAACGAAATTCAAATTGTGAATAATATGAAGCTGGTGCAGGGCGCTTGTGGAGATTGGCGTGGCCGATTTAGCTATGTCATTAAACCAAACGCAACTGGCACGACAGTGACTTTTAATGGGACTTTCTCGCCAGATTGCGGGGAGCGTTATTTGGAGTTAAGTGTATTTGATGACGAAAAGTATGCTTTTCATACCTTCAAAAAACTGTGGCGTGAATTAGGCGGAAGCTTTACTGGTCAGCTAAAAGTACAGGAAGTACCAAGTAGTGCGGTGAAGGTGCTGGAGCAGTTTTCTGATCCATTAGCTTATGTGGTTCGCGACATTAATAAATGGAGCAATAACTTGATGGCACGTCAGTTATTGTTGACATTGGCTGCCGAGAAGCTTGGCACGCCAGCCACTGAGCTAAAAGGCTCTGCTGCGCTTAAAACATGGCTCGCTGACAGAGGTTTGAAGTTCGATGAGTTGGTCATTGAGAATGGTTCAGGATTATCGCGCATTGAACGCATTAGTGCAGAGCATCTCGGTAAAATGTTAGTCAGTACTTACAATAGTCCTGTGATGCCAGAGCTCATGGCATCGTTACCTATATTAGCGCTCGATGGCACAGTTAAAAAACGTCTAAATGATAGTGCGTCAAATGGTCGAGCTCACCTTAAAACTGGCTCTCTAGACGGCGTGAGTAGTATTGCCGGCTATGTGTTAGATGCGAATAATCATCGCCATGTGCTAGTGATGCTAGTCAACCATCCCAAAGCTGCTGCAAGTAAAAATGCGCAAGATGCTTTGATTGAATGGGTGTATCAGCAGCCATAA
- a CDS encoding FKBP-type peptidyl-prolyl cis-trans isomerase — translation MKLFNFLLASVCVLSLGACKAESTAPKTSTQEASTQTASTKGTSEMTAKITELQKIDTQVGTGREAEPGFNVTVHYTGWLYDAAAEGHKGKKFDSSLDRKQPFVFFLGGGQVIQGWDEGFAGMKIGGKRTLVIPSEMGYGARGAGGAIPPNADLIFDVELLDVK, via the coding sequence ATGAAATTATTCAACTTTTTGCTTGCAAGCGTATGTGTGCTTTCACTTGGCGCCTGTAAAGCTGAATCAACAGCACCTAAAACATCAACTCAGGAAGCTTCTACCCAGACAGCTTCGACAAAAGGAACCTCAGAAATGACTGCAAAAATTACAGAATTACAAAAAATTGATACGCAAGTTGGTACAGGGCGCGAAGCCGAGCCAGGATTTAACGTCACCGTGCATTACACAGGCTGGTTATATGACGCAGCGGCAGAAGGCCACAAAGGCAAAAAGTTTGATAGCAGCTTAGATCGCAAACAACCTTTCGTATTTTTCTTAGGCGGTGGCCAAGTGATTCAAGGTTGGGATGAAGGTTTTGCTGGTATGAAAATCGGTGGCAAACGCACTTTAGTGATCCCGTCAGAAATGGGTTATGGTGCGCGTGGAGCTGGTGGCGCGATTCCTCCAAATGCGGATCTTATTTTTGATGTTGAATTGCTCGACGTTAAATAA
- a CDS encoding OsmC family protein produces the protein MHATIKWIDGVSFVGESETGHAVVLDGAPENGGRNIGMRPMEMLLIGMGACTSFDVVAILKKARQPIAACVAEIDATRADEIPKVFTKIHVHFVVTGDNLNETQVERAVKLSAEKYCSASIMLSKSVDITHDFEIRPTAHA, from the coding sequence ATGCACGCAACAATTAAATGGATAGACGGCGTTAGTTTTGTCGGCGAATCTGAAACTGGCCATGCAGTTGTGCTAGATGGTGCACCCGAAAATGGTGGACGCAATATTGGCATGCGCCCTATGGAAATGTTGTTAATTGGCATGGGTGCTTGCACCTCGTTTGATGTGGTCGCCATTCTTAAAAAAGCGCGCCAACCGATTGCGGCATGCGTGGCCGAAATTGACGCAACGCGTGCTGATGAGATTCCAAAAGTGTTCACCAAAATTCACGTACATTTCGTGGTGACTGGCGATAACCTGAACGAAACTCAAGTGGAACGCGCAGTAAAATTATCGGCTGAAAAATACTGCTCAGCCTCTATCATGCTCAGCAAGAGTGTTGACATTACACACGATTTTGAAATAAGACCTACAGCACATGCATAA
- a CDS encoding VOC family protein, which translates to MHKPEAKVPGGMLGIRHVALFVKELEACVSFYVDMMGMQIEWQPDADNVYLTNQGDVLALHRVDYVPQAQQRLDHIGFVLNSIEDVDRWYDYFVKSGVKITESPKTHRDGSRGFYCLDAVGHLLEFIYHPPITKSLT; encoded by the coding sequence ATGCATAAACCTGAAGCTAAAGTGCCGGGCGGTATGCTCGGCATCAGGCATGTGGCTTTGTTTGTTAAAGAGCTCGAAGCTTGCGTCAGTTTTTATGTCGACATGATGGGCATGCAAATTGAATGGCAGCCAGACGCAGATAATGTGTATTTGACTAATCAAGGTGATGTACTTGCTTTGCATCGTGTTGATTATGTACCGCAAGCACAACAGCGGCTAGACCATATAGGCTTTGTGCTAAATTCTATTGAAGATGTAGATCGTTGGTACGATTACTTCGTGAAAAGTGGCGTAAAAATTACCGAGTCGCCTAAAACGCATCGAGATGGGTCTCGAGGTTTTTACTGTTTGGATGCGGTAGGGCATTTGCTAGAATTTATCTACCATCCGCCCATTACTAAGAGTCTTACTTAA
- a CDS encoding DUF2322 family protein — MQKFSDVLQTLDDASHVQRIELFNSDGSAAGAIENKPGSQGSVKVYYHLFRMYGEISLDAAVEGLSLFAEHTADAENCPGKHPNVDRLLNLLEDEQPLTVKVTEK, encoded by the coding sequence ATGCAAAAATTCAGTGACGTTTTACAAACTCTAGACGATGCCTCGCATGTGCAACGTATTGAGCTTTTTAACAGCGATGGTAGTGCCGCTGGGGCAATAGAAAACAAGCCTGGCAGCCAAGGATCAGTCAAGGTGTATTACCACCTGTTTCGCATGTATGGAGAAATCTCTCTGGATGCTGCAGTAGAAGGTTTAAGTTTATTCGCTGAGCACACTGCCGATGCAGAAAACTGCCCTGGAAAGCATCCTAACGTAGACAGATTACTCAACCTACTAGAAGACGAGCAGCCACTGACGGTGAAAGTGACTGAGAAATAA
- the coq7 gene encoding 2-polyprenyl-3-methyl-6-methoxy-1,4-benzoquinone monooxygenase: protein MLNRFDTLITEFDTGLRTLLAKPHSIRIHPDANIAEADLTEAEKKQAGALMRVNHTGEVCAQALYSGQSLTSKSAETTAALKQAAHEETEHLAWCESRITQLGSHTSLLNPLFYLGSFSLGAIAGAVGDKWSLGFVEETEKQVGAHLTSHLEKLPQTDQKTRKIIEQMQEDEAKHANEAKQHGAAELPAPVKFLMKQVSKLMTSSSYYL from the coding sequence ATGCTAAATAGATTCGATACACTGATTACTGAGTTTGATACGGGCTTACGCACCTTGCTTGCGAAACCTCACAGCATACGGATTCATCCAGATGCAAATATTGCCGAAGCGGATTTAACCGAGGCCGAAAAGAAACAAGCTGGCGCGCTCATGCGAGTGAACCACACTGGTGAAGTATGTGCACAGGCCTTGTACAGCGGGCAATCGTTAACATCGAAAAGTGCGGAAACTACCGCTGCCCTTAAACAGGCTGCGCATGAAGAAACCGAGCATCTTGCTTGGTGCGAATCACGGATCACTCAACTAGGTAGCCACACTAGCCTGCTCAATCCTTTGTTTTATTTGGGCTCGTTTAGCTTAGGTGCAATTGCTGGTGCAGTAGGCGACAAATGGAGTTTAGGATTTGTAGAAGAAACTGAAAAACAAGTAGGTGCGCACTTAACCAGTCACCTTGAAAAACTGCCACAAACTGATCAGAAAACGCGTAAAATCATTGAGCAAATGCAAGAAGATGAAGCTAAACATGCAAATGAAGCCAAGCAGCACGGCGCGGCAGAGCTTCCCGCCCCGGTAAAGTTTTTAATGAAACAAGTATCAAAATTGATGACATCATCAAGTTATTATTTATAA
- a CDS encoding (Fe-S)-binding protein, with product MTLSIKELIVEADRCVACGLCLPHCPTYRKTGSEADSPRGRIQLMRAVAQEILPNNARFNEHIDLCLSCRSCESACPNNVNYGALVDTTRALYIPKKSPFPALVKAFIQNRFLANAFVWMIWFIQKCGLFSLLKRINPAAKVLPMVAKPITWQNLYPATAENKGAVSLFLGCAGNALDTHTLQASIQVLNQLGYDVHIPAQQTCCGGIARQMGDSEESSKLVAQNQNSFDANLPILTTASGCGAGLNDYLPTHKIQDISAFLMACDWTNVDVNPLNEQIYVQDPCTLRNVQKSHQAVYSLLKKIPNATVTALAGNGQCCGGAGAYMLTQSEMANNLLDDKLNAITANNVAILATSNIGCSLHIANGLREKNLTVSVMHPIQIIAKQMRPVRQV from the coding sequence ATGACTTTATCTATAAAAGAATTGATTGTAGAGGCAGACCGTTGCGTAGCCTGTGGCTTATGCTTACCGCATTGCCCAACCTACAGAAAAACTGGCTCAGAGGCTGATTCTCCACGCGGTCGCATCCAGTTGATGCGTGCTGTGGCACAAGAAATTCTGCCGAACAATGCTCGTTTTAATGAACATATCGATTTATGTTTAAGTTGCCGTAGCTGTGAATCGGCTTGCCCAAATAACGTCAATTACGGTGCGCTAGTCGACACTACCCGCGCACTATATATTCCGAAAAAAAGTCCATTTCCGGCACTGGTGAAAGCATTCATACAAAACCGTTTTCTCGCCAATGCGTTCGTTTGGATGATTTGGTTCATTCAAAAATGCGGGCTTTTCAGCTTACTCAAACGCATCAATCCTGCGGCTAAAGTATTACCAATGGTTGCAAAACCAATCACATGGCAAAACCTTTATCCAGCGACTGCAGAGAACAAAGGTGCGGTTAGTTTGTTTTTAGGCTGTGCAGGGAATGCGCTCGATACCCATACATTGCAAGCCAGCATTCAAGTACTAAACCAACTGGGCTATGACGTACATATTCCAGCACAGCAAACCTGTTGCGGCGGGATTGCCAGACAAATGGGTGACTCGGAAGAATCCAGTAAATTAGTCGCACAGAATCAAAACAGCTTCGATGCTAACTTGCCAATATTAACGACTGCTAGCGGCTGTGGCGCAGGGCTCAATGACTATTTACCCACCCATAAAATTCAAGACATCAGCGCATTCTTAATGGCGTGTGACTGGACTAATGTAGACGTTAATCCGCTTAATGAACAAATTTATGTGCAGGACCCATGCACATTAAGAAACGTACAAAAAAGTCACCAAGCGGTTTACAGCTTGCTTAAAAAAATCCCCAATGCCACGGTGACTGCACTTGCGGGTAATGGTCAATGCTGTGGCGGCGCAGGTGCTTACATGCTGACCCAAAGCGAGATGGCCAATAACTTATTGGATGATAAATTAAACGCCATTACAGCTAATAATGTTGCGATACTCGCGACGTCTAACATAGGCTGCAGCTTGCATATTGCCAATGGATTGCGCGAGAAAAATCTAACCGTTTCTGTGATGCATCCCATTCAAATAATTGCCAAACAAATGAGGCCTGTGCGCCAAGTTTGA
- a CDS encoding S41 family peptidase → MQAKNKHKGFTKVALVGSGLILGLMLSLTYSAVAEKMTKQQFPIDDLRAFAEVFGKIKSDYVEPVEDKKLISEAISGMLTGLDPHSTYMDPDAFKDMQAATQGEFGGLGIEVGMEDGLVKVVSPIEDSPAFAAGIKSGDLIMKLDDTPVKGLSLNDAVKRMRGKPDTPIVLTVLRKNEPKPLTFTLVRAIIKNKSVKYKMTEPGYAYARVTQFQEHTGEDLAKAIKTMHDENKGPFKGFVLDLRNDPGGLLNGAVGVSAAFLPKDTLVVYTEGRAADSKMKLTVNAENYVSSSTTSDYMRKNNLNPNNPLSYARAIADNDYINDLPADLKTVPMVVLINAGSASASEIVAGALQDHKRATLIGIRSFGKGSVQTIMPMNNGAAIKLTTARYFTPKGRSIQAKGIDPDYIVDDGTDQSYNIHEADLTGHLSNPKDPQAGVAKKPDAPTPAKDAAKDKLNEKKYAEPVGPIEPASKEDLQFAQAMNFLKGKPVVVAEPAKVEAAKVDVPAAK, encoded by the coding sequence ATGCAAGCTAAAAATAAACATAAGGGTTTTACTAAAGTTGCTTTAGTCGGCTCAGGCTTAATCCTTGGTCTAATGCTAAGTCTAACATATTCGGCAGTTGCCGAAAAAATGACTAAACAACAATTTCCAATAGATGACTTACGTGCATTTGCAGAAGTATTTGGCAAAATCAAAAGTGATTATGTAGAGCCTGTTGAAGATAAAAAATTAATCTCAGAAGCTATCAGCGGCATGCTGACAGGCTTGGATCCTCACTCAACCTATATGGACCCTGACGCGTTCAAAGATATGCAAGCAGCAACGCAAGGTGAGTTTGGTGGCTTGGGTATTGAAGTGGGCATGGAAGATGGCCTAGTTAAAGTGGTTTCACCTATTGAAGATTCACCTGCTTTTGCTGCTGGCATTAAAAGTGGTGACTTAATCATGAAGTTAGATGACACGCCAGTAAAAGGCTTGAGTTTAAATGACGCGGTAAAACGCATGCGCGGCAAGCCAGATACGCCAATCGTGTTAACAGTTTTACGTAAAAATGAGCCTAAACCACTAACATTTACCCTAGTTCGCGCCATTATTAAAAATAAGAGTGTTAAATACAAAATGACCGAGCCTGGCTATGCCTACGCTCGCGTTACGCAGTTCCAAGAACACACTGGTGAAGATTTAGCCAAAGCGATTAAGACCATGCACGATGAAAACAAAGGCCCGTTTAAAGGCTTTGTTTTAGACTTGCGTAACGATCCAGGCGGTTTACTGAATGGCGCTGTTGGCGTATCTGCAGCATTCCTACCAAAAGATACTTTAGTGGTGTACACAGAAGGTCGTGCGGCTGATTCTAAAATGAAGTTAACTGTGAATGCTGAAAACTACGTAAGTAGCAGCACGACTAGTGATTACATGAGGAAAAATAATCTGAATCCAAACAACCCATTAAGTTATGCACGTGCAATCGCTGATAACGATTACATTAACGACTTGCCTGCTGACCTTAAGACCGTGCCTATGGTTGTATTGATTAATGCAGGCTCTGCTTCAGCTTCTGAAATCGTAGCGGGTGCCTTGCAAGATCATAAACGTGCAACATTAATTGGCATCAGAAGCTTCGGTAAAGGCTCTGTTCAGACGATTATGCCAATGAACAATGGCGCTGCTATCAAGCTAACAACTGCGCGTTACTTCACGCCAAAAGGTCGCTCGATTCAAGCCAAAGGCATCGACCCAGACTACATTGTTGATGATGGTACAGATCAATCATACAACATTCATGAAGCTGACTTAACGGGTCATTTGTCGAACCCTAAAGATCCGCAAGCTGGTGTAGCAAAAAAACCTGATGCACCAACACCTGCAAAAGATGCAGCTAAAGATAAATTGAATGAGAAAAAATATGCCGAGCCTGTTGGACCGATTGAACCGGCAAGCAAAGAAGATTTACAATTTGCTCAGGCCATGAATTTTCTTAAAGGCAAACCGGTTGTAGTGGCTGAGCCAGCTAAAGTTGAAGCGGCTAAAGTAGATGTACCTGCTGCTAAATAA
- a CDS encoding SelT/SelW/SelH family protein yields MTTHNIEITYCTQCRWLLRAAWLAQELLTTFEQDLAGVTLRPGSNGIFEISLNQKLLFSRKEAGRFPEAKEVKQLVRDCIDPERDLGHSDRPKPVDM; encoded by the coding sequence TTGACTACGCACAACATTGAAATTACTTATTGCACACAATGTCGTTGGCTTTTGCGTGCCGCTTGGTTGGCGCAAGAGTTGCTGACAACATTTGAGCAGGATTTGGCTGGTGTGACTTTAAGGCCGGGTAGTAATGGTATTTTTGAAATTAGTTTGAACCAAAAACTGCTTTTCTCGCGCAAAGAAGCAGGGCGTTTTCCTGAGGCTAAAGAAGTTAAACAATTGGTGAGAGATTGCATAGACCCGGAACGGGATTTGGGTCACAGTGATAGGCCTAAACCAGTAGATATGTAG
- a CDS encoding C40 family peptidase — MQKFISHFILCLMLVLATSSCATADTIAGNEAMPTDEQAALSARSEGEVTEKWSTRASEVLMNALSLSGIRYQYGGNSPDTGFDCSGFVRYVFKQATSLSLPRSALAMSQLGKSVRKNDLQPGDLVFFNTLKSAFSHVGIYVGNNRFIHSPRSGGVVRVENLEADYWAKRYDGAQRIDSDKDAATIKAAN; from the coding sequence ATGCAAAAATTTATCAGTCATTTTATATTGTGTTTAATGTTGGTTTTAGCCACCTCTTCGTGTGCCACAGCTGACACGATTGCAGGCAATGAAGCTATGCCGACTGACGAGCAAGCCGCATTATCAGCACGCTCAGAAGGCGAAGTTACAGAGAAATGGTCCACTCGCGCAAGTGAAGTACTGATGAACGCACTCAGCCTAAGTGGTATTCGCTATCAATATGGTGGCAACTCACCAGATACAGGGTTTGATTGCAGTGGTTTTGTGCGCTATGTGTTTAAACAAGCCACCAGCTTAAGTTTACCTCGCTCAGCGCTGGCAATGAGCCAACTAGGTAAATCAGTACGCAAAAATGATCTGCAACCAGGCGACTTGGTATTTTTCAATACACTTAAATCCGCTTTTTCTCATGTAGGCATCTATGTGGGGAACAACCGCTTTATTCATTCGCCCCGAAGTGGTGGTGTCGTGCGAGTTGAAAACTTAGAGGCAGATTACTGGGCTAAACGTTACGATGGCGCTCAGCGTATTGATTCAGACAAAGACGCTGCGACCATTAAAGCAGCTAATTAA
- a CDS encoding ATP-dependent DNA helicase — MSEQSIRQVFEKDGTLAKHIDGYSERTQQLEMALAIGDAIENNTQLVAEAGTGTGKTFAYLVPALLTGGKVIISTGTKNLQDQLYSRDLPNVRDALKVPVTVAMLKGRANYVCHYHLERAELEGRFASREDAKYVHVIKTFAENTKTGDKSELNSVPENAMIWASVTSTRDNCLGGDCAYYKECFVMEARKKALEADVVVVNHHLFFADVMLRDEGVAELLPSANTVIFDEAHQLPEVAGLFFGEDVSTSQLLELARDCTTAHLTLAKDCVALGNAIPALEKAAKDFRLVFAYEGSRLPVQKALALKGFEEAFDHMQSQLRALATVLETQAARDPLLEKCWQRSEALCDLFRRWKTAENNNLVRWVEVFTHSVQLHATPLSVAEGFGKQLNAQPRAWIFTSATLAVKSDFSHYLERMGLQDAKTGYWESPFNYQEQALFYVPAEMPDPNSPSYTASVVAAALPVLQASGGRAFVLSTSLRAMREIHALLKEEFIENGIESPLLLQGESSRTELLDRFRKLGNAVLVGSQSFWEGVDVRGEALSVVIIDKLPFAPPDDPVLSARVDKLNAEGKNAFMEYQLPYSVITLKQGAGRLIRDENDRGVLMICDPRLITKSYGKRIWQSLPPFKRTRVLADVQAFFEKEV; from the coding sequence ATGAGTGAACAATCCATCCGCCAAGTTTTTGAAAAAGACGGCACATTAGCCAAGCATATCGACGGCTATAGCGAGCGTACCCAGCAGCTAGAAATGGCGCTGGCGATTGGTGATGCTATTGAAAATAACACCCAGCTGGTTGCTGAAGCGGGTACCGGTACGGGTAAGACCTTTGCCTATTTAGTACCAGCGCTGCTCACAGGCGGCAAAGTCATTATTTCTACGGGTACAAAGAATCTACAAGATCAACTGTATAGCCGTGATTTACCTAATGTGCGTGATGCACTTAAAGTGCCTGTCACCGTGGCGATGCTCAAGGGGCGCGCAAATTATGTGTGCCATTATCATCTTGAGCGTGCTGAGCTAGAAGGGCGCTTTGCCTCGCGAGAAGATGCTAAATACGTGCATGTGATTAAAACTTTTGCTGAAAACACCAAAACTGGTGATAAGAGCGAACTGAACTCTGTGCCAGAAAATGCCATGATTTGGGCGAGCGTCACTTCTACACGCGACAATTGTTTGGGCGGCGATTGCGCCTATTACAAAGAATGCTTTGTGATGGAAGCGCGCAAGAAAGCGCTAGAGGCAGATGTGGTGGTGGTCAACCATCATCTGTTTTTTGCCGATGTGATGTTACGTGACGAAGGTGTGGCTGAATTGCTGCCAAGTGCAAATACTGTGATTTTTGATGAGGCGCATCAACTGCCAGAGGTCGCAGGGCTGTTTTTTGGTGAGGACGTTTCTACCAGCCAATTGCTTGAGCTCGCACGAGATTGCACTACTGCACATTTAACACTGGCTAAAGACTGCGTCGCGCTTGGCAACGCGATTCCAGCGCTTGAAAAAGCCGCTAAAGATTTCAGGTTGGTTTTCGCTTATGAAGGTTCGCGTTTACCAGTACAAAAAGCTTTGGCACTAAAAGGTTTTGAAGAAGCTTTTGACCATATGCAAAGTCAGTTGCGAGCCTTGGCTACTGTGCTTGAAACCCAAGCGGCACGCGACCCATTGCTAGAAAAATGTTGGCAACGGAGTGAGGCTTTATGCGATTTATTTCGCCGATGGAAGACTGCGGAAAATAACAACTTGGTGCGCTGGGTTGAAGTATTTACTCACTCCGTGCAGCTACACGCTACGCCTTTGAGTGTGGCGGAAGGCTTTGGCAAACAACTGAATGCGCAACCTCGCGCTTGGATTTTTACTTCAGCAACATTGGCCGTAAAAAGCGACTTTAGTCACTATTTAGAGCGTATGGGTTTGCAGGATGCCAAAACAGGCTACTGGGAAAGCCCATTTAACTATCAAGAGCAAGCTTTGTTCTATGTGCCAGCTGAGATGCCTGACCCCAATAGTCCGTCTTATACCGCAAGTGTAGTCGCCGCGGCGCTGCCTGTGTTGCAAGCCAGTGGCGGTCGCGCTTTTGTGTTGTCTACCAGTTTGCGTGCTATGCGGGAGATTCATGCTTTATTGAAAGAAGAGTTCATTGAAAATGGCATAGAAAGCCCGTTATTACTGCAAGGTGAAAGCTCTCGAACTGAGTTATTAGATCGCTTTCGCAAGCTGGGTAACGCCGTGCTGGTAGGTTCGCAAAGTTTTTGGGAGGGCGTAGATGTACGCGGCGAAGCATTAAGCGTGGTGATTATTGATAAATTGCCGTTTGCACCGCCAGATGACCCTGTATTGTCTGCGCGCGTTGATAAATTGAATGCAGAAGGTAAAAATGCCTTTATGGAATATCAACTGCCTTATTCTGTTATCACCTTGAAGCAAGGCGCAGGACGTTTGATTCGCGATGAAAATGACCGTGGCGTATTAATGATTTGTGATCCGCGTCTAATCACAAAGTCTTATGGAAAGCGGATCTGGCAAAGCTTGCCACCTTTCAAACGAACCCGCGTGTTGGCGGATGTTCAGGCTTTTTTTGAAAAAGAAGTTTGA
- a CDS encoding TlpA family protein disulfide reductase yields the protein MKLSILMFSVLLSISSNAFANTPGEVTIGSYLPIVTLNGFSGNTKKLSSYRGKPLIINVWASWCGPCREEISSLERLSRRFGGKQINVIGISTDDDASAAAAFIKDSKLTFTNYLDSHVQLENLLGANTIPLTILVDERGRVVEKVRGFQEWDNPETIKLINQKLHLKLK from the coding sequence ATGAAGTTAAGTATTTTGATGTTCAGTGTTTTATTAAGCATCAGTAGCAATGCCTTTGCCAACACTCCGGGCGAAGTGACTATTGGCAGCTATCTGCCAATAGTCACACTTAATGGTTTTTCAGGCAACACAAAGAAACTCTCATCATATCGCGGCAAACCACTCATCATCAATGTTTGGGCTAGCTGGTGTGGTCCATGTAGAGAAGAAATCAGCTCACTAGAGCGCCTATCACGCCGTTTCGGCGGCAAGCAGATTAACGTCATTGGCATTTCAACTGATGATGATGCTAGCGCTGCGGCGGCATTTATTAAAGATTCAAAACTGACATTCACAAACTACCTTGATAGTCACGTACAACTAGAAAACTTGCTGGGCGCGAACACTATCCCACTCACAATATTGGTTGATGAACGCGGACGCGTAGTCGAAAAAGTGCGCGGTTTTCAAGAATGGGATAATCCAGAAACCATTAAGCTGATCAACCAAAAACTACATCTAAAGTTGAAGTAA